One window of Zalophus californianus isolate mZalCal1 chromosome 3, mZalCal1.pri.v2, whole genome shotgun sequence genomic DNA carries:
- the LOC113919648 gene encoding small cysteine and glycine repeat-containing protein 1-like, whose product MGCCGCGGGCGGGGCGGCGGCGGGCGGGCGGGCTTCRCYRVGCCSACCPCCCGCCGGCCSTPVVCCCRRSCRSCGSCGCGSCGCGGGKGCCQQKCCCQQKSCCKKQCCY is encoded by the coding sequence ATGGGCTGCTGTggctgcggcggcggctgcggcggtgGCGGCTGCGGCGGTTGCGGCGGCTGCGGCGGTggctgcggcggcggctgcggcggcggctgcaCCACCTGCAGGTGCTACCGGGTGGGCTGTTGCTCggcctgctgcccctgctgctgcGGCTGCTGTGGGGGCTGCTGCAGTACCCCCGTGgtctgctgctgccgccgctccTGTCGCTCCTGTGGCTCGTGTGGCTGCGGCTCGTGTGGCTGCGGCGGTGGGAAGGGCTGTTGCCAGCAGAAGTGCTGTTGCCAGCAGAAGAGCTGTTGCAAGAAGCAGTGCTGCTACTAG